In the Flavobacterium sp. 90 genome, TCGTTATCATTTGATAAGAATTTCTCAGACAATACAAATTTGAAATCGCCAATAATATTGTTTTTGTTCAAAGATTCGTAACGGCTTGTAATATCTACTTCGCCACGTTTTACCATATCACGAATTACTTCTCTAAACATTAAATTGATTTTTGTAGGTTCTCTAAATCCTAAGTTAAAATCGATTCTGTAAATATCATCTTTCGCAATTTCAGTAACTTTATATTGTGTTTTATAAGGTTCCGTAAGAATGTTTACGTGTACAAACCAGTAGATATCAGCTCTTTTTGGACGCTTTTGTAAAATCGAATAAATAACTTTTTCTTCCAGTTCATCAACACGGTTTGCATTCGTCATATAAACCAAATGCGTTGCGTATTTCGGGATAGATAAGTCTTCGCTTAATTCCATTAATACTTTTTTATAATCGTCAATTTTGATGATTTTAGTATAGCTTTTGTTGATTTTCTTTGCCAAATACCAAATTGTCATAATCGAAATCAAAAGTATTGCAATGATTAAAGTTACGTAACCACCTTCGGCAAACTTTGTAATATTTGCAAATAAGAAACTGAACTCAATCAATAAATAAATTGTGATAAGCGGAACCATTAAATACAGTTTTACTCTTTTCATTATTAAATAATAATTAAGTAAAATTGTAGTCATGATCATACATAAAATGATAGCAAGACCATATGCATGCTCCATGTTTCCTGATTTCTGAAAGTGTAAAACAATTCCAACACAACCAAAGAATAATAACCAGTTGATTGACGGAATATATAATTGTCCTTTTACTTCAGTAGGATATTTGATTTTTACTTTCGGCCAGAAATTCAAACGCATTGCTTCGTTGATCAAAGTAAATGATCCACTGATAAGCGCTTGAGAAGCAATTACAGCAGCAAGAGTTGCAACTACAATTCCAAATGGTAAAAACCAATGTGGCATAATCAAGTAAAACGGATTCCCATTTTCTCCACCTAATTGTTGCAATGTGCTTCCTTCGTGGTGTATTAGATAGGCTGCCTGACCAAAGTAGTTTAATACTAAAGTAGTTTTTACAAAAATCCAGCTAATTCTAATGTTTTTTCTTCCGCAGTGTCCCATGTCTGAGTACAAAGCTTCGGCTCCGGTAGTACATAAAAATACAAAACCAAGAACGAAAAATCCATCAGGATGTATCGATAATAAATGATAAGCGTAATAAGGATTGATTGCTTTTACAACTTCAGGATGACTCATGATTTGTAGAGCACCCAATGTTCCTAACATGGCAAACCAGATTAACATCATTGGTGCGAAAAACTTACCAACTAGTTTAGTTCCAAATTGTTGAATGGTAAATAGAACAAATAAAATCCCGATAACAATATAAACAATTGTCTCTGTTTCCATCGTTGGATAGAAAGCTCTAATACCTTCAACGGCAGATGAAATCGAGATTGGCGGTGTTATAATTCCGTCTGCAAGTAAGGCACTTCCTCCAATAATGGCGGGCACAATGAGCCACTGAATCTTCGTTTTTTTAACTAAAGCATAAAGAGCAAAAATTCCACCTTCACCATGATTGTCGGCACTTAAAGTAATAAGTACGTACTTAATTGTAGTTTGCAAAGTCAATGTCCAGAAAACACAAGAAATACCACCTAAAACAATATCGGCATTAATTGCATAATCACCAAGTATGGCTTTCATTACATATAATGGAGAAGTACCAATATCTCCATAAATAATTCCCAATGTTATCAATAAACCCCCTATAGACAACTTACTATGTAAGTTTTTATGCGATGCGCTCATGTATGTTTTTATAAAAGACGGTTGCAAATTTACTGTTTTAAAACAAATTAGCATCAATTATAATTAAAAAGATAAAAAAAAGCACAATCGTTAAATTGTGCTTTTGATTTTTATCTGAAAATGCGATTTTAATATTAACCTCTTCTTCCGCCATAGCTTCTGTTGCCTGATCCGCTTTCACGTTGAGGTTGACTGCCTCTTGATTCCTGGCTTGCTCTCGGAGCTTCAGAACGTTGTGTGTTTTGAGGCGCTTGTTGTCTTGGCGCACTCGCTCTGTTATCAGAATAACTTCTTGGAGATTCTGTTCTTTGAGGAGCTGGAGTAGAAACTCTGTTGGTATTCATATTGTCTTGTGAATTTCCTCTGGAATAACCTCCATTATTTTGACCGTAATCTCTTCTGTTATTTGTATTATCAACTCTTACCGGATTACTTACAGTTGCAGAGTTGTCTCTGTTTGTAGTATTTACACGATTTGTGTTGTAACTTCTATCAGAATTTGTTCTGTCAACTCTTACCGGATTGTTTACAGTTGCGGCGTTATCTCTGTTTGTTGTATTTACACGATTTGTGTTGTAGCTTCTGTCAGAGTTTGTTCTGTAGTCCGTATAATTTCTGTTTGGAGTTCTATTGTCTGATGGTGTAGAAACTCTTCCGGAATTAGATCTGTCTGTATTGTATGAGTTTTGAGTTCTGTTATAATCTCTGCTTGCAACACGTCTTTGGTCTAGGTCATATCTATTTGTTACATTAGAATGTCTTTGAGTAAAACCGTAGTCAGGACGTCTTGTTTCGTAACCATAACTACGTCTTGATTGGTATAAAACCGGCGCAACATAACTTCTTCTTGTGCTTACATAATTGTAATGATTGTTTACATTGATGCATACATTTATGTTGTTTCTATATCTGTAAATAGGGTAAGGTCTCCATGCTGCATAATACGTTGGATATACATTCCAGCCCCATGTAGAATAATATGGTCTGTAATTTGTAACCCAAAATGAGCTGTAAATTACCGGAGCAACACTGTAAACTGGCTCATAAATATAGTTGTCTCCGTACAAGTAAGTATTACCAACAACCTGAACGCTAACTTTGTTATAATTATCTCTTTCTACATCAATTGTAGCAACATCCTGATAAACATCGCGATCAAGAACAGCTTGAATAATTACTACGTGTGTTCTGTTTTCTACTGATTCTATAACTCTTAAATAATCAACTTCA is a window encoding:
- a CDS encoding KUP/HAK/KT family potassium transporter, which translates into the protein MSASHKNLHSKLSIGGLLITLGIIYGDIGTSPLYVMKAILGDYAINADIVLGGISCVFWTLTLQTTIKYVLITLSADNHGEGGIFALYALVKKTKIQWLIVPAIIGGSALLADGIITPPISISSAVEGIRAFYPTMETETIVYIVIGILFVLFTIQQFGTKLVGKFFAPMMLIWFAMLGTLGALQIMSHPEVVKAINPYYAYHLLSIHPDGFFVLGFVFLCTTGAEALYSDMGHCGRKNIRISWIFVKTTLVLNYFGQAAYLIHHEGSTLQQLGGENGNPFYLIMPHWFLPFGIVVATLAAVIASQALISGSFTLINEAMRLNFWPKVKIKYPTEVKGQLYIPSINWLLFFGCVGIVLHFQKSGNMEHAYGLAIILCMIMTTILLNYYLIMKRVKLYLMVPLITIYLLIEFSFLFANITKFAEGGYVTLIIAILLISIMTIWYLAKKINKSYTKIIKIDDYKKVLMELSEDLSIPKYATHLVYMTNANRVDELEEKVIYSILQKRPKRADIYWFVHVNILTEPYKTQYKVTEIAKDDIYRIDFNLGFREPTKINLMFREVIRDMVKRGEVDITSRYESLNKNNIIGDFKFVLSEKFLSNDNDLRWHENIIMNSYFFIKKLSLSEERAFGLDSSSVKIEKFPMVLHAPENIGLTRIIK